The following are encoded in a window of Geoalkalibacter ferrihydriticus DSM 17813 genomic DNA:
- a CDS encoding Gfo/Idh/MocA family protein, with amino-acid sequence MSANKETSPSSEPKNFALIGAAGYIAPRHMRAIVDTGNRLVAALDKNDSVGILDSYSYDISFFTEFERFDRHAEKLRRQGDDKRFHYVSICSPNYLHDAHIRFALRIGADAICEKPLVLNPWNLEALAELEAESGRRIYNILQLRVHPALLQLKKATEEDGSGKRHQVDLSYITSRGNWYFHSWKGDAHKSGGVVTNIGIHFFDMLMWIFGGVESCQVHLSDERRMAGFLALKNADVRWFLSVDHEDLPVAARTSNKTTFRSVRVDDQEIEFSAGFVDLHTVVYQEILAGRGFGIEDARPSIDLVHSLRNAEVLGVHADTVHPLALAVAEKR; translated from the coding sequence TCACATGCGGGCCATCGTCGATACCGGCAATCGCTTGGTTGCTGCGCTCGACAAAAATGATTCTGTCGGCATTCTCGACAGTTATTCCTACGACATTTCCTTTTTTACCGAGTTCGAACGCTTTGACCGACACGCGGAAAAACTGCGGCGCCAGGGTGACGACAAGCGCTTTCATTATGTCAGTATCTGCTCACCCAATTATCTGCATGATGCGCACATCCGTTTTGCCCTGCGCATCGGCGCCGATGCCATTTGTGAAAAACCATTAGTGCTCAACCCCTGGAATCTTGAGGCTCTGGCCGAGCTGGAAGCCGAAAGCGGACGGCGCATTTACAACATTCTGCAGTTGCGCGTGCATCCGGCACTGCTGCAACTCAAAAAAGCAACCGAGGAAGACGGCAGCGGCAAAAGACATCAGGTCGATCTGAGCTACATCACTTCGCGTGGCAACTGGTATTTTCATTCCTGGAAGGGCGACGCGCACAAATCCGGCGGCGTGGTCACAAATATCGGCATTCACTTTTTCGACATGCTCATGTGGATATTCGGCGGTGTGGAATCCTGTCAGGTTCATTTGAGCGACGAGCGCCGCATGGCCGGTTTTCTCGCCCTGAAAAACGCCGATGTGCGCTGGTTTCTCTCCGTCGACCACGAGGACCTTCCGGTGGCTGCCAGAACCTCGAACAAGACCACTTTTCGCTCGGTGCGGGTCGATGATCAGGAAATTGAATTCTCTGCGGGGTTTGTCGACCTGCATACGGTGGTCTATCAGGAAATTCTTGCCGGTCGCGGGTTCGGCATCGAAGACGCTCGACCCTCCATCGATCTGGTGCATAGTTTGCGAAATGCCGAAGTCCTCGGCGTGCATGCCGACACCGTGCATCCCCTGGCATTGGCCGTGGCTGAAAAACGCTGA
- a CDS encoding acyltransferase, whose translation MDYFVHPSSFVDEGAEIGAGTKIWHFSHVLSGARIGNRCSFGQNCCVSGGTVIGNNVKVQNNVSIYEGTIIEDDVFLGPSCVLTNVTNPRSQVVRRELYEKTLLRRGCSIGANATIVCGITIGRYAFIGAGAVVAKNVPDYALMVGVPAKQVGWMSRHGHVLKDPDTQGILVCPESRLRYQLNNEGALRCLDLDEDAPLPPELAVGKTFYDELKK comes from the coding sequence ATGGATTACTTTGTACACCCATCCTCCTTTGTCGATGAAGGGGCCGAGATCGGCGCCGGCACCAAAATCTGGCACTTCAGCCATGTCCTCTCTGGGGCCAGGATCGGCAACCGGTGCAGTTTTGGTCAGAACTGCTGTGTGTCCGGGGGAACGGTCATCGGCAACAACGTCAAGGTGCAGAACAACGTCTCCATCTATGAGGGAACCATCATCGAGGACGATGTCTTTCTCGGCCCCTCCTGCGTGCTGACCAACGTGACCAATCCGCGCTCCCAGGTGGTGCGTCGGGAGTTGTATGAAAAGACTCTTTTGCGGCGTGGTTGTTCCATCGGCGCCAACGCCACCATCGTTTGCGGCATAACTATTGGGCGCTATGCCTTTATCGGTGCGGGTGCGGTGGTGGCGAAGAATGTGCCCGATTACGCCCTTATGGTCGGCGTGCCCGCCAAGCAGGTAGGTTGGATGAGTCGCCACGGCCATGTCCTCAAGGATCCCGATACTCAGGGGATTCTGGTCTGCCCGGAAAGCCGTCTGCGCTATCAGCTCAACAACGAGGGGGCCTTGCGTTGTCTGGATCTGGATGAGGATGCACCGCTGCCGCCTGAGTTGGCCGTGGGCAAAACCTTTTATGACGAACTGAAGAAATAA
- a CDS encoding DegT/DnrJ/EryC1/StrS family aminotransferase, translating into MQFIDLKTQQTPIREDIEQRIKAVLDHGQYIMGPEVTELEQRLAQYVGARHCLGVSSGTDALLIAMMALGIGPGDEVVTSPFTFISTVETIALLGARPVFVDIEPRTYNLDPTLLEAALTDKTRAIMPVSLYGQCADFLAINAIAAQRGIPVIEDGAQSFGATQRGERSCHLSTIGCTSFFPSKPLGGYGDGGACFTDDDELAKRMQQIRVHGQDRRYNHPLIGVNGRLDTLQAAILLAKLDIFPDEVERRAAVAERYRKLLGDMVVVPFVEDYNTSVYAQYTIRVEQRDEMLAALAAQGVPTAVHYPVPLHRQPAFASLGYPHASFPHAEEAARQVMSLPMHPYLKEADQVQIAEAVKVAVNG; encoded by the coding sequence ATGCAATTCATCGACCTTAAGACCCAGCAGACTCCAATACGCGAAGACATTGAGCAACGCATCAAGGCGGTTCTCGATCACGGGCAATACATTATGGGGCCGGAGGTGACGGAACTGGAGCAGCGCCTTGCGCAGTATGTAGGCGCTCGCCATTGCCTCGGCGTTTCAAGTGGCACCGATGCCCTGCTCATCGCCATGATGGCGCTGGGAATCGGCCCGGGAGATGAGGTGGTGACCTCGCCCTTTACCTTCATCTCGACGGTCGAAACCATCGCTTTGCTCGGCGCCCGGCCGGTGTTCGTCGACATTGAACCACGCACTTATAATCTTGATCCAACGCTGCTGGAGGCGGCGCTCACCGACAAAACCAGGGCGATTATGCCGGTGAGCCTCTATGGTCAGTGCGCCGATTTCCTAGCCATCAACGCCATCGCCGCGCAGCGCGGCATCCCGGTTATCGAAGACGGGGCGCAAAGTTTCGGTGCCACCCAGCGGGGCGAGAGATCCTGTCATCTTTCCACCATCGGCTGCACCAGCTTCTTTCCCTCCAAGCCTTTAGGTGGTTATGGTGATGGTGGCGCCTGCTTTACCGATGACGATGAACTGGCCAAGCGCATGCAACAGATTCGCGTGCACGGCCAGGATCGGCGCTACAATCACCCGCTGATCGGCGTCAATGGGCGTCTCGATACCTTGCAGGCGGCCATCCTTCTCGCCAAGCTCGATATCTTCCCCGATGAGGTTGAGCGCCGCGCCGCCGTTGCAGAGCGCTATCGGAAACTGCTCGGCGATATGGTCGTTGTCCCGTTCGTCGAAGATTACAACACCAGCGTCTATGCCCAGTACACCATCCGTGTCGAGCAACGCGACGAAATGTTGGCCGCTCTTGCCGCGCAAGGCGTCCCGACAGCGGTGCATTACCCTGTCCCCCTGCACCGGCAACCCGCCTTTGCCTCCCTCGGTTATCCGCATGCGAGCTTCCCTCATGCAGAAGAAGCTGCGCGGCAGGTCATGAGCCTGCCCATGCATCCCTACCTCAAGGAAGCCGATCAGGTGCAGATCGCCGAGGCGGTTAAGGTTGCCGTCAACGGATGA
- a CDS encoding glycosyltransferase family 4 protein has product MKVVQFLPELNEGGVERGTVELNREFIRRGLESVVISSGGKLVAQIERDGGTHIAFDVCSKNPLTAPWRILKLRALLRSLQPDILHARSRVPAWLVWLANRRLGYPFVTTVHGLNRPNKYSEIMTRGDRVITVGDPVRDHILKHYRVDPEKIRVIQRGVDMDQFDPAKVDRAFIDEFRKKYQLEGKYVVASVGRITWLKDYETFIAAISEVRVEIPEVVGLIVGGAHESKQNYLGDLQKLAKQLGVADQIVFSGSQAKIAEIYALSDVLVNASLKMGNIGRTIVEAFALDTPVIATTYEGLDNLVDNGVNGYLIKTRDPQDLAEKIRLVHQGAFKDIRKHLNPEYTLATMVERTLGVYRELCKT; this is encoded by the coding sequence ATGAAGGTTGTGCAGTTTTTGCCGGAACTCAATGAAGGCGGCGTCGAGCGCGGCACCGTAGAACTCAATCGCGAGTTCATCAGGCGCGGCCTGGAGAGCGTCGTCATCAGTAGTGGCGGAAAGCTGGTCGCGCAGATTGAGCGCGACGGCGGCACCCACATCGCCTTTGATGTATGCAGCAAGAATCCACTGACCGCCCCGTGGCGCATCCTCAAGTTGCGCGCCCTGTTGCGGAGCCTTCAACCCGACATCCTGCATGCCCGCAGTCGGGTGCCGGCCTGGCTGGTGTGGCTGGCCAATCGCAGGCTGGGTTACCCCTTCGTCACCACGGTCCACGGCCTCAACCGCCCCAACAAATACAGTGAGATCATGACTCGCGGAGACCGCGTGATTACCGTGGGCGATCCGGTGCGTGACCATATCCTCAAACACTACCGGGTCGATCCGGAAAAGATACGGGTCATTCAGCGCGGCGTCGACATGGACCAGTTCGACCCGGCCAAGGTGGATCGCGCCTTTATCGACGAATTCCGCAAGAAGTATCAACTTGAAGGCAAATACGTTGTCGCCAGCGTCGGACGCATCACCTGGTTGAAGGACTATGAAACCTTTATTGCGGCCATTTCCGAGGTACGCGTGGAAATTCCTGAAGTCGTCGGACTCATTGTCGGCGGCGCTCACGAGAGCAAGCAGAATTATCTCGGTGATCTACAGAAACTGGCGAAACAACTCGGCGTCGCCGACCAGATTGTTTTTAGCGGTAGCCAGGCCAAAATTGCCGAAATTTACGCTCTCAGCGATGTCTTGGTTAATGCCTCCCTGAAGATGGGCAATATCGGGCGTACCATTGTCGAAGCCTTTGCCCTGGATACGCCTGTAATCGCCACGACTTACGAGGGTTTGGACAATCTGGTCGATAATGGCGTCAACGGCTACCTCATCAAAACCCGCGATCCGCAGGATTTGGCCGAGAAGATTCGCCTGGTGCATCAGGGGGCGTTCAAGGATATCAGGAAGCACCTCAATCCGGAATATACCTTGGCCACGATGGTGGAGAGGACTCTGGGGGTTTATAGGGAGTTGTGTAAAACATGA
- a CDS encoding DUF3880 domain-containing protein, giving the protein MRVFIDGPRWAGMWTEISADEFKNLGWETQIFYNNKKKAKARFFSKLNKFLPATKAFLDWEKFQQEDLLAEFGKSQFDLYFSIQGKIDSAFLKKIKGQNPQIKTAYWLGDVLVDAAKRRFDSLKEASSSGALDALLVSYKGTYQELINQGFKNVHYFPFGYSKTFHQVGEITTEERRRYTCQVSFVGTHYPERAEIIHYLNQHLSEPVQVWGRGWQGSGIKSKGRLSLQESLKVYACSKISLNIHHHLTDNGFNMKFYEIPAAGGFQICDWQEELARTPLAMTPNYESTENLFEIVQMYLGSDKKRSDLKNLLRKNVIEKCPYAKQYQHMIKAIV; this is encoded by the coding sequence ATGAGAGTTTTTATTGACGGCCCGCGATGGGCGGGTATGTGGACGGAAATATCCGCGGATGAGTTTAAGAATTTAGGCTGGGAAACGCAGATTTTCTATAATAACAAGAAGAAAGCGAAGGCGCGATTTTTCTCCAAGCTGAACAAGTTTCTTCCGGCGACAAAAGCATTTCTGGATTGGGAAAAATTCCAGCAGGAGGATTTGCTTGCTGAATTTGGAAAGAGTCAGTTCGACCTGTATTTCAGTATTCAGGGAAAGATTGACTCAGCTTTTCTAAAAAAGATCAAGGGGCAAAACCCGCAGATTAAGACCGCCTACTGGCTGGGTGACGTGCTCGTCGATGCAGCTAAAAGACGTTTTGACAGCCTGAAAGAGGCAAGTTCCTCCGGTGCCTTGGACGCCCTTCTTGTCTCCTATAAGGGAACCTATCAAGAGCTTATCAATCAAGGGTTTAAGAATGTTCACTACTTTCCCTTCGGTTATTCGAAGACCTTTCATCAGGTCGGGGAAATTACCACCGAGGAGAGAAGGAGATACACCTGCCAGGTGTCTTTTGTCGGCACCCATTATCCGGAGCGTGCCGAAATTATCCATTACCTCAATCAACATCTTAGTGAACCCGTGCAGGTCTGGGGCCGTGGTTGGCAGGGTTCGGGCATTAAATCAAAGGGTCGACTGAGTCTGCAGGAAAGCCTAAAAGTTTATGCCTGCTCCAAGATTTCCCTGAATATCCACCATCACCTGACCGACAATGGCTTCAATATGAAGTTTTATGAAATCCCTGCTGCGGGAGGCTTTCAGATCTGCGACTGGCAGGAAGAACTGGCAAGAACGCCCCTTGCGATGACACCCAATTACGAATCCACAGAGAATCTTTTTGAAATTGTTCAAATGTACCTTGGCTCAGATAAAAAGAGGAGTGATTTGAAAAATCTGTTGCGAAAAAATGTAATTGAAAAGTGCCCTTACGCCAAACAGTATCAACATATGATTAAAGCAATTGTGTGA
- a CDS encoding glycosyltransferase, with translation MKTLFLAKIDYSGLTEGMSRAFKQKNFSTQIFDTKKYRKIDKYFKRDFSIQKFGKKLKEFSPDIVFLIAPMFLKREYFEIIDNFKERNKLKVVGWVGDSFKKEKENIDKISLIDLLYYTDTGYFDIYSADNVEYLPLATDPKIFIDKGFLYKNKYNCSFVASRTPGRAGFLKDLKCCVDVFGPGWNNNDIQGITHNVKKCKLDICQVSNVYARSRMVLNLKNENNVINGLNQRSFDPCAAGSLLLHDYVADIDLNYEVGNEILVFRSKEEFSELYQKCMIDAEFRKKISENGRKRVTSCHTFTNRVEKILMKLR, from the coding sequence ATGAAAACTCTTTTTCTGGCAAAAATTGACTACTCAGGCTTGACGGAGGGAATGTCTCGAGCTTTTAAGCAGAAAAACTTTTCAACGCAAATATTTGATACGAAAAAATATAGAAAAATCGACAAATATTTTAAAAGAGATTTTTCTATTCAAAAATTTGGAAAAAAATTAAAAGAATTTTCCCCTGACATTGTCTTTTTAATAGCGCCGATGTTTTTGAAAAGAGAATACTTTGAAATTATCGACAATTTTAAAGAGAGAAACAAACTTAAAGTTGTTGGATGGGTTGGGGACTCATTTAAAAAAGAAAAAGAAAATATAGATAAAATAAGTTTGATTGACTTGTTATATTATACAGATACTGGTTATTTTGACATTTACAGTGCAGATAATGTTGAATATCTGCCACTTGCAACAGATCCAAAAATTTTTATTGATAAAGGTTTTTTATATAAAAATAAATATAATTGTTCTTTCGTAGCATCAAGGACCCCAGGGAGAGCCGGTTTTTTGAAAGACTTAAAATGCTGCGTTGATGTTTTTGGACCAGGATGGAACAACAATGATATTCAAGGAATAACGCACAATGTTAAAAAATGTAAACTCGATATTTGTCAAGTTTCAAATGTATACGCACGATCAAGAATGGTTTTGAATTTAAAAAATGAAAATAATGTTATTAATGGATTGAACCAAAGGAGTTTTGATCCGTGTGCAGCCGGATCACTTCTTCTGCATGACTATGTAGCAGATATTGACTTAAACTACGAGGTCGGGAACGAAATTTTAGTTTTTCGTTCCAAGGAGGAGTTCTCTGAGCTTTATCAAAAATGTATGATTGATGCTGAGTTTAGAAAAAAAATATCTGAAAATGGGAGAAAACGAGTTACTTCTTGCCATACATTTACTAATAGAGTGGAAAAAATTTTAATGAAATTGAGATAA